Proteins encoded within one genomic window of Camelina sativa cultivar DH55 chromosome 19, Cs, whole genome shotgun sequence:
- the LOC104765736 gene encoding putative 60S ribosomal protein L30-1, with amino-acid sequence MVVAKKTKKSHEGINSRLALVMKSGKYTLGYKSVLKSLRSSKGKLILISNNCPPLRRSEIEYYAMLAKVGVHHYNGNNVELGTSCGKYFRVSCLSIVDPGDSDIIKALPSDQ; translated from the exons ATGGTTGtggcgaagaagacgaagaagtcCCATGAGGGAATCAACAGCCGATTGGCACTTGTGATGAAGAGTGGAAAGTACACTCTCGGATACAAATCTGTTCTCAAATCCCTTCGCAGCTCCAAAG GTAAGCTGATATTGATATCTAACAATTGCCCACCGTTGAGGAGATCAGAGATTGAGTACTACGCCATGCTTGCCAAAGTTGGTGTCCATCACTACAATGGCAACAACGTTGAGTTGGGAACTTCTTGTGGTAAATACTTCCGAGTCTCTTGCCTCAGCATCGTCGATCCTGGTGATTCTGACATCATCAAGGCACTCCCTAGCGATCAGTGA
- the LOC104767622 gene encoding autophagy-related protein 13b-like, whose translation MSPTFITDYVGSPLADPLKRFPSLPLSYGSPPLLPFQRRHSWSFDRHKASPPSVSCSPSPTRSDSHALVSHPCSRNLPPHPSEMPTGRRKESYAEEYSPYQDFSPPPSPSAPIQAVSRGITRTESAPVRIPAPTFQTKQNIVAPSPHLILSRHTSLKPVRNFGPGESGSAIDKLFLYGRDDFRKHSGMRLSSNSSPRTSFSRSSSRSYQDDFDDPDFPCPFDVEYDDITDRSSRYCLKNLTISHCVFSPLSTGQAYDM comes from the exons ATGTCTCCAACGTTTATAACTGATTATGTTGGAAGTCCCCTGGCTGATCCTTTAAAGAGGTTCCCTTCCCTTCCTCTTTCATATGGCTCACCTCCTTTGCTGCCATTTCAAAGGCGCCATAGCTGGAGTTTCGATCGTCACAAGGCGTCTCCACCTTCTGTTTCTTGCTCACCATCGCCTACTCGCTCGGATTCACATGCATTGGTTTCACATCCTTGTTCCCGTAACCTTCCTCCTCACCCTTCTGAGATGCCCACTGGTCGTAGAAAGGAAAGCTACGCAGAAGAGTATTCTCCTTATCAAGACTTCTcccctcctccttctccttcagCACCTATACAGGCCGTCTCAAGAGGCATCACACGTACTGAGAGTGCTCCAGTGAGAATCCCAGCTCCGACTTTCCAGACCAAACAAAACATTGTGGCACCTTCTCCTCATCTAATATTGTCGAGACACACTTCCTTGAAGCCTGTGAGAAACTTTGGTCCTGGTGAATCTGGATCAGCAATAGACAAG CTGTTTCTTTATGGAAGAGATGACTTTAGGAAGCATTCTGGAATGAGGCTGTCTTCCAACAGCTCACCGCGGACATCATTTTCCAGGAGTTCCAGTAGATCTTACCAAGACGATTTTGATGATCCTGATTTCCCTTGCCCATTTGATGTTGAGTATGATGATATAACAGATCGTAGTAGCAGGTATTGTCTTAAAAACCTTACAATCTCTCATTGTGTCTTTTCCCCTTTATCTACTGGCCAAGCATACGATATGTAA